A region of Channa argus isolate prfri chromosome 8, Channa argus male v1.0, whole genome shotgun sequence DNA encodes the following proteins:
- the rxfp3.2b gene encoding relaxin family peptide receptor 3.2b, which produces MQLNETALQTLAPEACEQQILQDDNPGGGSISNLSLHCWLQLLTKESIMELQGDTSSLVVRVMIACVYSIVCALGLVGNSLALYLLHSRYRQKQSSINCFVMGLAITDLQFVLTLPFWAVDTALDFRWPFGRVMCKIINSVTTMNMYASVFFLTAMSVARYYSISSALKMHCRRAAAARAKWMSLGIWAVSLLATLPHAIYSTSAQVSDEELCLVRFPDSGSWDPQLLLGLYQLQKVLLGFLIPLIIITVCYLLLLRLILSRRITGAAGPEQGRQSRRSKVTKSIAIVVLSFFLCWLPNQALTLWGVLIKFDLVPFSKAFYNAQAYAFPLTVCLAHTNSCLNPVLYCLIRREFRAGLKELLLRSTPSFRSWSHLLRRKTKVAEAPAVDVLVQMDV; this is translated from the coding sequence ATGCAGCTGAATGAGACTGCACTTCAAACACTGGCCCCAGAGGCATGTGAGCAGCAAATACTACAGGATGACAACCCCGGTGGAGGGTCCATCAGCAATCTGTCACTGCACTGCTGGCTGCAGCTCCTCACTAAAGAGTCTATCATGGAACTTCAAGGAGACACCTCCAGTCTAGTGGTACGTGTGATGATAGCATGTGTCTACTCTATAGTCTGTGCACTTGGGCTGGTGGGAAACTCATTGGCTCTGTATCTGCTGCACTCACGTTACAGGCAGAAGCAATCATCCATCAACTGCTTCGTGATGGGACTGGCTATCACAGACCTACAGTTTGTTCTCACTTTACCTTTCTGGGCAGTGGACACAGCCCTGGATTTCCGTTGGCCATTTGGTCGTGTTATGTGTAAAATTATCAACTCCGTTACAACCATGAATATGTATGCCAGTGTGTTCTTCCTCACAGCTATGAGTGTAGCCCGCTATTACTCTATCTCCTCTGCGCTGAAGATGCACTGCCGGCGGGCGGCAGCTGCCAGGGCCAAGTGGATGAGCCTGGGCATCTGGGCCGTCTCCCTGCTGGCCACTTTGCCTCATGCCATCTACTCCACCAGTGCCCAAGTGTCAGACGAGGAGCTTTGCCTGGTGCGCTTCCCAGACTCAGGCAGCTGGGATCCACAGCTTCTTTTGGGTCTATACCAATTGCAAAAGGTCCTGCTGGGCTTCCTTATTCCTCTGATCATAATCACCGTCTGCTATCTACTACTACTGCGTTTGATTCTCAGCCGGCGCATCACAGGTGCAGCAGGCCCAGAGCAGGGACGGCAAAGCCGTCGCTCTAAAGTGACCAAATCCATTGCCATCGTGGTTCTGTCCTTCTTTCTGTGCTGGCTTCCCAATCAGGCGCTCACTCTCTGGGGAGTGCTCATAAAGTTTGACCTTGTGCCCTTCAGCAAGGCTTTCTACAATGCACAGGCCTACGCCTTCCCCCTGACAGTGTGTTTGGCACACACCAACAGCTGCCTCAACCCTGTACTCTACTGCTTGATTCGCCGGGAGTTTAGGGCAGGTCTCAAGGAGCTTCTCCTCCGCTCCACTCCATCCTTCAGGAGCTGGTCTCATCTGCTGCGTCGGAAAACCAAAGTAGCTGAGGCGCCAGCTGTTGATGTGCTGGTCCAAATGGATGTCTGA